From the Cyanobium sp. M30B3 genome, the window CAGCGGTGGACGCATTGCCGGCCCCGCTCAGACGCCCCATGCCGCAGCCGTCACCAGCAGGCCGCCGCGGGGACTGGGGCTGGGCACCAGCTGCAGGCTGAGGTCCTGGTCTGGGGCCAGCTGCAGCCGCACCTGTTTGAGCAGCCCCACCGCCAGCAGCCGGATCTCCAGTTCGGCCAGGGCCTTGCCCAGGCACACCCGCTCGCCGCCGCCGAAGGGCAGCAGGGTGAGATCGCTGCCCTCGCCCAGATGGCGTGCGGGCCGGAACTGCTCCAGATCGTCGGTCTGATCCGGCTTCCCGGCTTCCTCTGGCCTGTAGCGGTTGGAGGCGGCCAGGGCCACCTGCACCACCCGCCCCGCGGGCACGGCCACCCCATCGAGCACCAGCTCCCGGGTGGTGCGCCGGAAGAAGCCGCCCACCGGCGGGTTGAGGCGCATCACCTCCTGCACCACCGCCGCCAGCCGCGGTGCGGCCCCGGCGTCATAGGCGGTGGCGGCCTCGCCGGGCGCTGGCGGCCAGGGCAGGGCGTCCAGCTCCTCCTGCAGCCAGGCCAGCTCCCGGGGGTGCTGCAGCAGCGCCGCCAGCAGGCAGCCCAGCGAGGAGGCGGTGGTCTCGTAGCCGGCGAACAGCAACAGCAGCAGTTGCTCCACCAGGTCGTCATCGGTGAGCGGCAGCCCGGCCTCGTCCAGGCCGCCGCTGAGCAGATCCAGCCCACCGGCCAGGGGCAGGCCCTGGCCGGTGGGCTGGCGCGCCCGCTCCAGCACCTCGCCCAGCCGGGCCAGCAGCCGCTGCCGCGCCGCCAGGGCCCGGGCGAAGGGGCTGCCCGGAATGGCCAGGGGGATGGAGAACAGTGCCCGGGTCCAGATCTCGAAATCGGTGAACAGGGCGTCGCGGTCGGCCCCCTCCAGACCCAGCACCACCTCGGTGATCACCGTGAACGCGAAGCGCCGCAGCCGCTCCACCAGCGGCAGGGGCGCCGGTGCCGCCGCCAGCTCTGCTGCCAGCTCGTTCACCAGCGCCACGATGCCCGGGCTGTAGCGGCGCAGCGCCGCCGCCGAAAACAGCTGCCCCACCACCCGCCGCCGCGCCCGGTGGTCGGCGCCGTTGCGGTTGGCCAGCGAGCGGCTGCCCAGCAGCTGTTTCACGCTGGCGGGCCACCAGCCCTCAGTGGCCTCCGGCTGGGCCAGCAGATCCTGGATCGCTGAGCCGCCGCGGATGAACACCAGCGGCTGGCCCAGCAGCCGCGTCTCGTACACATTGCCG encodes:
- a CDS encoding cytochrome P450, with the translated sequence MAPGNTAAATAAASPRPLPSTGAVTGVLEALAFFRDGDFARRRFEHFGNVYETRLLGQPLVFIRGGSAIQDLLAQPEATEGWWPASVKQLLGSRSLANRNGADHRARRRVVGQLFSAAALRRYSPGIVALVNELAAELAAAPAPLPLVERLRRFAFTVITEVVLGLEGADRDALFTDFEIWTRALFSIPLAIPGSPFARALAARQRLLARLGEVLERARQPTGQGLPLAGGLDLLSGGLDEAGLPLTDDDLVEQLLLLLFAGYETTASSLGCLLAALLQHPRELAWLQEELDALPWPPAPGEAATAYDAGAAPRLAAVVQEVMRLNPPVGGFFRRTTRELVLDGVAVPAGRVVQVALAASNRYRPEEAGKPDQTDDLEQFRPARHLGEGSDLTLLPFGGGERVCLGKALAELEIRLLAVGLLKQVRLQLAPDQDLSLQLVPSPSPRGGLLVTAAAWGV